A section of the Mergibacter septicus genome encodes:
- a CDS encoding glycosyltransferase family 9 protein, producing the protein MPLFQQPPQSICILRLSAIGDVCHVLAVVEQIKTAWPQTQITWIIGKTEYQLMQNVSGIHFVIYDKKSGWKGIWRIWQQLRSQNFDALLNMQTAFRASMLSIGIKAQYKIGFGKQRAREGQWLFTNRKIEDPLTPHVLDGFFAFLPVLGIPATPPQWHLNPSQQDRQYVQQWRQPNQKNLLICPCSSKSSKDWTVEGYAEVARDAVTQGHHVILAGAPTEREINIAQQIMQKSGVKITNCVGKTTLLQLYALIEQVDLVLTPDSAAAHLATAAKTPVIGLYAIHNPLRTGPYNDLDNVISVYEQNIQQQYAKPSNQLAWGIRAKGSNLMQQISSEQVIKKVRKLLD; encoded by the coding sequence ATGCCTCTTTTCCAACAACCACCACAATCGATCTGTATTCTCCGTCTTTCCGCTATCGGTGATGTTTGTCATGTTCTCGCCGTCGTTGAACAAATTAAAACTGCGTGGCCGCAAACTCAAATTACTTGGATTATTGGTAAAACAGAATATCAACTTATGCAGAATGTATCTGGTATTCATTTTGTTATTTACGATAAAAAATCAGGTTGGAAAGGCATTTGGCGTATCTGGCAACAATTAAGATCACAAAACTTTGACGCTTTACTCAATATGCAAACTGCTTTTCGTGCTTCTATGCTCTCTATTGGGATTAAAGCTCAATATAAAATTGGTTTTGGTAAACAACGAGCAAGAGAAGGACAATGGTTATTTACTAATCGTAAAATTGAAGATCCTCTCACTCCGCATGTTTTAGATGGTTTTTTTGCATTCTTGCCTGTTTTAGGTATTCCCGCTACACCACCACAATGGCATCTTAATCCAAGCCAACAAGATCGCCAATATGTGCAACAATGGCGACAACCTAATCAAAAAAATCTATTAATTTGCCCTTGCTCAAGTAAAAGTAGTAAAGACTGGACGGTGGAAGGATATGCTGAAGTAGCTCGTGATGCAGTTACACAGGGACACCACGTCATTTTAGCTGGTGCACCAACTGAGCGAGAAATAAACATAGCCCAACAAATTATGCAAAAAAGTGGAGTTAAAATAACAAACTGTGTGGGGAAAACGACCTTATTACAGCTTTATGCGTTGATTGAACAAGTTGATTTAGTTTTAACTCCTGACTCCGCCGCAGCCCACCTAGCCACTGCCGCTAAAACACCTGTTATTGGATTATATGCGATACATAATCCCTTACGTACTGGACCTTATAACGATCTAGACAATGTTATTTCAGTTTATGAACAAAATATTCAGCAACAATACGCTAAGCCTTCAAATCAACTTGCTT